The region GACACCTTTGTAGCGGCGGTCTCGTTCTACGGGATGCTCTCCTACTCCCACTCTCTGATGAAGCGGGAAGGTGGCATCGACCCGCCCAAGAAACCGCGCGACCCGATCGCCGCCGCAAGGGATCTCTCCTGTCCGCTGCTCGCCCTGTTCGGCACCGAAGATCCCTACATTCCACTCGACGACATCGCGACCCTCGAACGGGAACTCGCCACGACGAGCATTGCTCACGACTGCGTCACCTATGAAGGAGTGGGACACGCATTCATGAACGACACGAATGCCGATGCCTACCGGCCAGATGCGGCGTTGGATGCGTGGGCCAGGATGACGGCGTTCCTGAAGGCTCATCTCGAGCTGTAGCACCGCCAGTCGGTCGAGAGACAACTGGATTCGCATCGAGGCCCAAGGCTCCCGTCGACCTCGTTTGCGAAGAACCAGCAGTGCCGGTTAGGCTCGCACCCCGTGTCCGACTCATCCGTAACTGATCTGCGGGGCATCGCTTTCGAGCGTGAAGGTGACGGTCCCGCCATCCTCCTCACCCACGGCCTCGGCGACTCCGCGGAGACCTGGACCGAACTCCGCCCGCACCTGGATGGATTCGAAACCTGGGGGTGGGACATGCTGGGGCATGGGCATTCGCAGAAGCCGACCGATGACGCCGCGTACTCGATGCGGCGTGCCCGCGACGACCTCGAACGCATGATCGAGCGTGTCGGTGGCGATGTCGTGCTCGTTGGCCACTCGCTCGGTGGCTATCTCTGCCAACATCGCGCGGTACGCGATCTCTCGGGCATTCGCGGGCTCGTGCTGATCGCAACGGGTCCGGGCTACCGTGATCCCGCACGCCGCGAGGAATGGAACGGCTTCGTCCACAAGGCGGCGGCGGCGTTCGACATTCCGAAGCCTGCCGCGAAGATGGCCCTACAACACGACGAGATCGTGATGAATGATCTCGAGAAGATCACGGTGCCGGTCCTGCAGATTCTCGGAGAACGCGACAAGCAGTACCGCGGCGCATTCGAAGTCGTGAAGAAACGTGTCGCCGAAGTGGAATCACTGATGGTGCCCGACGCTGGCCACCATCCGCACCGCAGCCATGCGGATCAGGTCGGCCCGGTACTGCGGCGATTCCTCGAGCGGCTGCCGTAGGCGGGGATCAATACCCCGCCACGTAGGGTAGGGCGGCGCTGGTGGCTTCGATGCCGTCGCTGGCGTCGAGCAGCAGGCCCATGGCATCCCACGTCCCTTCGAGTAGCTGCTTGCGTGTGCCGTCGGGAATGCCGGCCTCGAGGCTGCCCTCACGGTAGGTGACCGTGCGCGCGTCGATATCGATCGCGATCTGCTGGCCGGGATCGAGTTCGACGCTGTCCATGATCTTTGCGAGTTCCGTGTCGGGGAGCGTGACACACACCAGCCCCATCGCCGTGCAGTTGCCCGCGAAGATCTCCGCGAACGAGCCGCCGATGAAGCCGTTGAAGCCGTACCGCATGAGCGCCTGGGGTGCGTGCTCGCGCGACGAACCGCAGCCGAAGTTCTTCCCGACGATCAGGATCTGTGCCCCTTCGTAGACCTCGTTATCGAGGGGATGGTTGCCCTTCGCCGCCTTGCGGGCGTCTTCGAACAGATGCTCGCCCATGGTGTCGAAAGTGACTTCCTTCATGAAGCGGGCCGGAATGATGCGGTCGGTGTCGACGTCGTCGCCGCGCGACACGCACGCGGTCCCCGCCACCTTGTCGATCGATCGGTTGCTCATCGTTACAGGACCTCCCGTACGTCGACCACCTTGCCGGCAATGGCGGCGGCAGCGACCATGGCCGGTGACATCAAGAGGGTACGGCCCGTGGGTGAACCCTGCCGTCCCTTGAAGTTGCGGTTGCTCGAAGAAGCGCACATTTCGCGGCCCTTTAGCTTGTCGGGATTCATGGCGAGGCACATCGAGCAGCCCGGCTCGCGCCACTCGAAGCCGGCGGCGCGGAAGATCTCATCGAGACCCTCGTCTTCGGCCATCTTCGCGACTTCGTGAGAGCCGGGGACGACCAGAGCGCGCACGCCGTCCCCCACCTTGCCAGTCTTCGCAACGCGAGCAGCTTCGCGCATGTCGGAAATGCGGCCGTTGGTGCAGGAGCCGATGAACGCGACGTCGATGGGCGTGCCCGCGATTCGCTTGCCGGGCGTTAGGTCCATGTACTCGAGTGCTTCAGCGACGGAAGCGCGTTCCTCATCGGGCACCTCACTCATGTTGGGGATGCGTTCGTTTACGCCGAGATTCTGGGCGGGATTGATCCCCCAGGTGACGGTGGGCTCGATGTCTTTGCCGTCCAGTTGGACCCTGTCGTCGAACTGCGCGCCCGGATCGGTCGCAACGCCGCGCCAGACCTCGACCGCGCGATCGAAGGCCTCGCCCTGTGGTGCCTTTGGCCGTCCGCGCAGATAGTCGAAGGTTTTCTCGTCGGGGTTGACGTAACCACAGCGCGCGCCGCCCTCGATCGCCATGTTGCAGAGCGTCATGCGCTCTTCCATGGTCATGGCCTCGATCACCGGGCCCGCGTACTCGTATGCGTATCCCACACCCCCGTTGACGCCGAGTTCGCGGATGATCGCGAGCGTCACGTCCTTGGCGTAGACGCCGGGCCCGAGCTTTCCCGTGACGTTGACTTGGCGGACCTCGAGGGGGGCCATCGCGAGGGTCTGGGTTGCGAGGATGTCGCGCACCTGGCTGGTGCCGATTCCGAATGCGATCGCACCGAATGCACCGTGAGTCGCCGTGTGGCTGTCGCCGCAGGCGATCGTCATCCCCGGCTGGGTCAAGCCCTGTTCGGGTCCGATCACGTGGATGATTCCCTGCTGCCCGCTCGCGATGTCGAACAGCTCGATGTCGAAGTCGCGGCAATTGTTCTCGAGTTCGCTCATCATCGTTTCGGCCATCGGGTCCGAGAGCGGTCGGATGCGCGTATCGGTCGGAACAATGTGATCCACGGTCGCAAAGGTGCGCTTCGGGAAGCGCACACCGAGGCCGAGTTCGCGGATCATCGCGAACGCCTGCGGACTCGTGACCTCGTGAATGAGATGGGTCCCGATGAAGAGCTGGG is a window of bacterium DNA encoding:
- a CDS encoding alpha/beta fold hydrolase encodes the protein MSDSSVTDLRGIAFEREGDGPAILLTHGLGDSAETWTELRPHLDGFETWGWDMLGHGHSQKPTDDAAYSMRRARDDLERMIERVGGDVVLVGHSLGGYLCQHRAVRDLSGIRGLVLIATGPGYRDPARREEWNGFVHKAAAAFDIPKPAAKMALQHDEIVMNDLEKITVPVLQILGERDKQYRGAFEVVKKRVAEVESLMVPDAGHHPHRSHADQVGPVLRRFLERLP
- the leuD gene encoding 3-isopropylmalate dehydratase small subunit, which gives rise to MSNRSIDKVAGTACVSRGDDVDTDRIIPARFMKEVTFDTMGEHLFEDARKAAKGNHPLDNEVYEGAQILIVGKNFGCGSSREHAPQALMRYGFNGFIGGSFAEIFAGNCTAMGLVCVTLPDTELAKIMDSVELDPGQQIAIDIDARTVTYREGSLEAGIPDGTRKQLLEGTWDAMGLLLDASDGIEATSAALPYVAGY
- the leuC gene encoding 3-isopropylmalate dehydratase large subunit, with the translated sequence MSTSPLTLFQKVWDTHRVRDLPTGQTQLFIGTHLIHEVTSPQAFAMIRELGLGVRFPKRTFATVDHIVPTDTRIRPLSDPMAETMMSELENNCRDFDIELFDIASGQQGIIHVIGPEQGLTQPGMTIACGDSHTATHGAFGAIAFGIGTSQVRDILATQTLAMAPLEVRQVNVTGKLGPGVYAKDVTLAIIRELGVNGGVGYAYEYAGPVIEAMTMEERMTLCNMAIEGGARCGYVNPDEKTFDYLRGRPKAPQGEAFDRAVEVWRGVATDPGAQFDDRVQLDGKDIEPTVTWGINPAQNLGVNERIPNMSEVPDEERASVAEALEYMDLTPGKRIAGTPIDVAFIGSCTNGRISDMREAARVAKTGKVGDGVRALVVPGSHEVAKMAEDEGLDEIFRAAGFEWREPGCSMCLAMNPDKLKGREMCASSSNRNFKGRQGSPTGRTLLMSPAMVAAAAIAGKVVDVREVL